The uncultured Trichococcus sp. DNA window CTACATCGCCTCTTTCCTGGCATACCGCGAATTCTACAACGACAGACAGCAGCTTCGCGTCTGATGCTTCTTAGTTTTTCGGTTGGTCCACGCTGAAAAGTATGGTATCCTTTCTATTATAAAATTGATTTTGGAGGGAAAAAGTTGAGCGGATTAATCTATCGCAGAACCCATCGCATCAAAGGCTATGAATGCGACATCACCGGTGAAATCACCTTGCCTTCGCTCGTGAACCTGATGATGGATCTGTCGGGCCAACAAAGCGATTCACTCGGCAACACGAATGATCAGATGTCCGAAAGGGGGCTCAGCTGGATCATCGTGCAGTACGATATGCAGATCGAACGCATGCCGCACCGAGGGGAAAGAATCATTCTGGAAACGGAAGCCATCAGTTATAACCGTTTCTTCACCTATCGTCGCTTCCGGGCTTATGATGAAAGCGAACAATTATGTGTGGAAGTGATGACGAACTTCGTCATGATGGATATCGAGACCCGCAAAATGGTTCAGATCCAAAAAGAGTTGCTGACCGTCTATCAGGCTGATGAAATCCGGACGATGGTGCGCATGCAGAAGCCGATCCAACTGGAGCCGGAAAACCGCAAGGAACAGGATTTCCGCGTCAGATTCTTGGATATCGACTACAATCGCCATGTCAACAACGCGAAGTACTTCGACTGGATCATCAACACGATCGATCCGAAATTCATCATGGATCACCAGATGGCTGCCGTTACCATCAAGTATGAAAAAGAGGTCGAATACGGCAACAGCATCACCAGCGTCATGACGACGAAAGAAGCCGAGAACGGCGAAATCATCACCGCGCACCGCATCATGAACGGCGAAGACCTGGCCTGCGAAGCCCACATGATCTGGAAAAAAGTGTAGAAAAAAGAGGAGCCACCCGGATGACCGGGTTCTCCTCTTTTTGTTGTTTAGTGATGATTTTATGCTTGTTCTTTATAAAGTGCGTTGATTCTTGCTTGAACATCCTTATCTGCCAAGAAGTCCTCATAGGTTGTTTCCATTCTGTCCACAACGCCGTTTGGAGTCACTTCGATGATGCGGTTCGCAGTAGTGTTGATGAACTCGTAATCGTGTGAAGTGAACAACAAAGCGCCTTTGAAGGCGATCATGCCGTCATTCAAAGCTGTGATGGATTCAAGATCCAAGTGGTTCGTAGGATCATCCAACACCAAGACGTTTGCTTTTGAAAGCATCATTTTCGATAGGATGATACGGACTTTTTCTCCCCCGGATAGGACAGAAACTTTCTTCATGACGTCTTCACCAGAGAATAGCATGCGGCCCAAGAAGCTGCGCAAGAAAGTGTTGTCGTCCTCTTCTTTGCCTGCGAATTGGCGCAACCATTCCAAAATGGTGATGTCTGCAACCGGGAATTCGTTCGTGTGATCCTTCGGCAAGTAGCTTCGTGAAGTTGTCACGCCCCATTTGAAAGTACCGCCATCAGCTTCCATTTCTCCCATCAAAATCTTGAAGAGGGTAGAAGTGGCGATGTCCTTGCGGCTTGTGAAAGCGACTTTATCGTTTTTGTTCAAAGCAAAGCTGATGTTGTCCAAAATTTTGACGCCATCGATTGTTTTGGAGATGTTTGAAACCATCAACAAGTCATTTCCGATTTCGCGTTCTGGAGTGAAGCCGACGAAAGGATATTTACGGGAGGATGGTTGAATATCATCCAAGGTGATTTTATCCAATGTCTTTTTACGGGATGTCGCTTGTTTGGATTTCGATGCATTTGCACTGAAGCGCGCAATGAAGTCCTGCAACTCCTTGATCTGTTCTTCTTTTTTCGCATTGGAATCGGCAGCCAATTTAGCAGCCAACTGACTGGATTGCATCCAGAAGTCGTAGTTTCCGACATATAGTTTGATTTTTCCGAAGTCGACGTCACACATGTGCGTACAAACCGTATTCAGGAAGTGACGGTCATGGGAAACAACGATGACGGTATTCGGGAAGTTGATCAGGAACTCGGATAACCATTCGATTGATTCTTTGTCCAAACCGTTTGTCGGTTCGTCCAACAGCAGTACGTCCGGTTTGCCGAATAGGGCTTGCGCCAGCAAAACTTTAACTTTTTGCGGCTCCAACAGGTCACTCATCTGTTTGTAGTGCAAATCTTCACCGATTCCTAAACCTTGCAAGAGACTTGCAGCATCGGATTCGGCTTCCCAGCCGTCCAATTCAGCAAATTCGCCTTCAAGTTCGCCGGCTCTGATGCCGTCTTCTTCAGTGAAATCAGTTTTTGCATAGATGGCGTTTTTCTCGGCCATGATTTCATAAAGGCGTTTATGCCCCATGATCACGGTGTCCAATACTTGATGTTCTTCGAAACCATAGTGGTTCTGGTTCAGCACAGCCAGACGTTCATTTGGATCCAAAATGATGTCGCCGGTAGTTGGCTGGATGACACCTGATAAAATCTTCAGGAAAGTGGATTTTCCAGCTCCGTTTGCACCGATGACGCCATAGCAGTTACCAGGGGTGAACTTTAGGTTAACATTGTCAAACAACTTGCGATCGGAAAATTGTAAGCTGACATTTGATACGGTAATCATTTTTTTACATTCCTCAATTCTTGTTTATAGTCAATTAATTCTAGCATATTCCAGAAAAAATAAAAGGATTTTAACAGAGTGTTTACAAAAAACGAGTAGGATCGCCTCTTTTGCGGCAATCTTTTGTCCTGTTTTGTCGTAATGTTGCCATCATTTTTGGGTGCAGTCATTGCTTGCGGAGCAGCCACGAAAATGAGAAATCGCTAAATTTTTTTGGTTAACGCTCCCAATTCTAGTCTCGGAGGAAGTGCCATGATAGAATGAAAAAAATGAAACAGAAAGTTGGCTGAGACTTAATGGATAAGAAATTATCGAACAAAGAATATATATACATCGGCTCCATGCTCTTCGGCTTATTTTTTGGTGCCGGCAACCTGATTTTTCCGGTCCATATGGGGCAATTGGCTGGGCAAAATTTGATTCCGGCGATGTTAGGTTTCATCGTGACGGCAGTGGGATTGCCGTTTCTGGGCATCGTGGCGATGGGGCTGTCGGGTAAAGAGAGTCTGTTGGAAATGGCGAGCAAAATCCATCCGAAATACGGCGTTTTCTTTACCGCCGCGCTTTATCTGACAATCGGACCGTTCTTTGCGACGCCGCGTACCGCGACCGTCTCTTTCGAGGCAGCCTTTGCGCCCTATTTGGACCCTTCAATGACAAAAATGGCGCTGTTCCTGTTCTCGTTGCTTTTCTTCGCAGCCGTCTTGTGGTTCTCCCTGAAACCGTCGGAAATATTGAAGTGGGTAGGCAAAGTTCTGAACCCGATATTTCTGGTGTTCCTTTCGATCCTGATCCTCTTCGGATTTTTCGCTCCGATGGGTGCAGCGAGTGAAATGCCAGTGGACGCGAGCTATCAGACAGGTGCATTCTTCAAAGGCTTTTTGGAAGGGTACAACACGATGGACGCTCTGGCTTCCTTGGCTTTCGGCATCATCGTCGTTACGACGATCCAGGGCTTGGGCATCACCAAGACAACGACTATCGCGAAGGACACGATAAAATCCGGAGCGATCAGCATGCTCTTGATGGCTGTCATTTACGGTTCGCTGGTTTACTTGGGTGCAACGAGCCGCGGGGTTTTTGAAATCAGCGACAACGGCGGCATCGCTTTGGCGCAAATTTCAAATGAGTACTTCGGCATCTTCGGGGCGGCCCTGTTTGCGGTCATCATCACCGTCGCTTGTCTGAAAACGGCAATCGGACTGATCACAGCCATCAGCGAAACGTTTGTGCATATGTTTCCGGATTCATTGGACTACAAACAATACGTCTATCTATTTACCGCAATTTCATTCGGTTTGGCGAATTTGGGTCTGAATCAGATCATCGCGTTTTCGATTCCGGTGTTGATGTTCCTCTATCCACTGGCGATCACGTTGATTTTTCTGTCGATCACGAGCAGCCTCTTCAATGACCGGGCAATCGTCTACCAGATGACGACCTTGTTCACCTTGCCGTTCGCGGGCGTTGATTTCCTGAAAGCTTTGCCGCAAGGGATCAAGGACGCTGCCGGCATGAACGGTGTCATCACCTGGACCGATTCAGCGATCCCGTTATCCGAGATCGGAATGGGTTGGCTGATCCCGTCACTGATCGGTTTTGCGATCGGCTTGGCGATTTCGAAAAACAATAAATTAGCTTAAATATTAAAGGAACGGGGCTGTCTCAATCGAGATAGCCCCGTTTTTCCGTATGGTTGACCGGGGAATCACTGTGGCTTAACAGGCTTCAATTTACAGTGTGCTCCGGTGAGGGGCACGCTCACCGGAGCACACCGCAACCATCGGCGTGAACTCCGACGAAGACAATCTTACCGGAGAACAACTCCAAATATCGCCCTCTCCTCCTGCGAAACCTGCGCCCCCCGGAGGACAGCCTTCAGAGCCCTGAGTTTGCCCAAGAAAATAAGACCGCCTCAGTGAGACAGTCTCATTCTTCGTTATTTTTTGAATCTTCGTTGGATTTTTTTGAACCAGGAATCCTTTTCGGCAAGAATTGGGATTTCCTTTTCCTTATTCGCGAGATCCATAAAATACTTTTGCGCATCCACTGTAGGCTTGTCATTCCGGACGTAGCGGTAAGTCCCGTCAGGATGAAGTTCTCGCGCTTTTGTGTTGTCGGCAAGATAGACGTCCATCAGCGAGAGGATCTCTTTCTTGATGGCGTTGTCCAGAATCGGAAATTCTATTTCGATACGTTTGATCATATTGCGGGTCATCATGTCAGCGGAAGACAGGAAAAGATTCTCATCTCCGTTGTGATGGAAATAGTAGATACGGCTATGTTCCAGGAAGCGGCCGACGATGCTGCGTACATGGATGTTTTCGCTGACCCCTGGAACTTGGGGCTTCAGGCAGCAGATGCCCCGGATGATCAGATCCACCCGGACGCCGGCTTGACTGGCTTCGTACAGTTTCATGATGACGCGTTTGTCGGTCAAGGAATTCATTTTCGCGATGATGTGCCCATTCTTGAATTGTTCATGCGAAGCGATTTCGTCGTCGATGTATTCAATGAAGGAATCGCGGATTTCGAAAGGCGAAACATGCAGGTGATTGTACTCCGGCTGGTCGGAATAGCCGCTCAAATAGTTGAAGAAGTTTGTGGCATCCTCGCCGATTTCCTTGTTTGCCGTGAAGATGGCCATGTCCGTATAAAGCCTGGCGGTCTTATCGTTGTAATTGCCGGTAGCCAGATGGACATAGCGGACGATGCTGTTGTTTTGTTTTTTGACCACCATCGTGATTTTGCTGTGGGTCTTCAAATGGGTCATTCCGTAGAGCACATGCGCACCGGCTTCCTCCAATTCCTTCGCCCATTGCACATTGTTCTCTTCGTCGAAACGGGCCTTCAGCTCGACAAGTACAGTGACTTGTTTGCCGGATTCGGCTGCAGCCTTCAGCCCTTCGATGATCGGTGAATCTTTGCTGACACGGTAAAGAGTCTGCTTGATGGCGATCGTGTCTTCATCCTCAGCAGCGCTCCTGATGAAATCGACGACCGGATCGAACGAATCGTAGGGATGATGCAGGAAGACGTCCTGCTTTTCGACCACGTCAAAGATGTTTTTTCCGGACAGATCACTTGGAATGACCGGAGAGAAGCCAGGGTATACGTCATCCGGCGAAGCGATCGCCAGATAGCGGGTCAATTTACTGAGGAAAGTAAGATCCAAGGGTCCATCAATCATGTAAACGTCACGATCCTCGAGATCCAGTTCGGTCTGCAAAAAGCGCACGTCCCCATGGAGGGACTCGATCGTATCGCGCGTGTCAATTTCAAGGCGGACAGCCATGCCATTTTTGCGCTTCTTCAGGTAATCCTGGATGACCACAAGCAGATCATCTGCACCATCTTCATGCAGTTCCAAGTCCGCATTGCGGGTGATCCGGCAGCTGAAGCTGTTGGTGACGGTGAAGCCTTTGAATAAGGTATGGATGAAGTGGCGCACGACGTCTTCCAACAGGATGATGCCGATGTCGTTTTTGTCCTCGTCCAACAGAATGAATCTTTGCAGCGGAGCGGGAATCGGCACGATCGCAACACGGGTCGTGTCCTCTCTTTCCAAGTTGACGAAAATGTGGATCAATTTGTTGTTCAGGTTAGGGAAGGGGCGGTAAGCATCGATCCCTAATGGCGTCAAAGCGGGAAAAATTTGTTCATGAAAGGTCTCTTCGATGAAAGAAAATTCGCTTTTGGAAAGCTCGCTGACTTTTTTGATGCGGATATTCTTTTCGGCCAATTGATTCAAAAGTTCATAGTAGGACTTGTATTGCAGAGCGACGTTCTCGTTATTTTTTTCGGAGATGGCAGACAACTGTTCAACGGGGGTCCTATCGGTTTTGCTGTCCGTGATATGATAGCCGAGTTTGAACTGATCCTGTAAACCGGCTACTCGAACCATGTAGAATTCATCAAGATTGGAACTTGCTATGGATAAAAAGTTCAGCTGTTCAAGCAAAGGGTTCTGAGGATCTTTTGCCTCCTCTATTACGCGTTTGTTGAAGTCCAGCCAACTCAGCTCTCGATTGAAATAATAATCCGCATGAGCAAGATTGGGTTTACTAGCTGATTCCATCATATGACACATCCGTTCATTCGATTTGTAAAGTTCATTTATAGCATAATTCTGTTAAAATTCTGTAAATATAATGTTAAGTTTACCGCTCAGCAGACGCTCGATATGCTTGCGTTGACGCTCGGCCCGATACTCTTCCGCCAAGATGTCACCTTTGTAATAGAGCACCAGGTCGTGTCCGTTTTTTGTCTTTTTGATTTTGATGTCCCGGATGACTTCCATATGGGAATCGTTGATGGCATCAGCAAACTTGATGATGCCGCCGAATGACTGTAGGTGATCGATCTGGGTCACTGTGTACCATTCCGTAAATCCGGTCAAGTATTGGTTGAAGAGTGACCGGTTTTTGAAGCTGGCCAATAGAGCGATACTTACCCGTTCCTTGTGGCTGATGCCATCCAGGTCGCTGTTGGAGATGATGTAGAAAGTATGCTGCGAACTGGCGCCGGTTTCGACGAATTGACCAAGGTAATAAAGGTAGCTTCCGAAATGCAAGAGTTTCTCCATTTCCGGATTCTTGTCAAAGATACCCAGCCGGCACAATTCGTCGTACAGCATATCGACCAACTTCACCCTTTGTTGCGCGACATGCGTCAAGGTGTGGTAGCTGGCGGCGAGCCTGCTGACCGATTGGGCAGCAATGTTGTAAACACTGAAGGCTTTGTTCTCATATTTATCGTTCAGGAACTCCATCACGATGCCTTCGCGCAAGCCTTTGTTGCTGAACAAAAACACTGGGGCTTTCACTTCATCGAAGAGCGTATTGAATACCACATTAGCCGGTATGATCAGATCGGTGCGGTCCCGGCTCAGCCCATCCAGATTCTGCAGTTGCGGAATGCTCAATGACTGGAACAAATCCAAGGTCATTTGGAGATCGTTTTTGTACATGCGGTAGCCATGAACGCCTGCCAACCGATAATCGATTTTGCGTTGGTGGACATTCGCGATGCTGCGGGCAGAACCGCCCATAGCTACGATCGGCACTTGCTTCTTGCTTAGCCACTTGATCGATTTGAACTGTTCCTTCACAAACTCCTGCATCTTCTTGATCGCTTTCGGGTCATTGTGCTCTTTTCCGTCAAAAAACATCTGTTTCAAGGTCACGACCCCAAATGGGAAACTGTGGTATTGCTGAAGCTCTTTATTTTCATAGTAGGTGACTTCCGTACTGCCGCCGCCGATGTCGATCGTGACACCGTTGAGGAATTGGGTCGTATGCAGAACGGCATAATTCCCATAAAAGGCTTCTTTCTCTTCAGGCAACAGCATCATTTCGATTTTGGTTGCTTTGCGTACTTGTTTGATGATATCGTCGCGGTTGGTGGACTGGCGGATAGCGGCTGTCGCTACTGGCATAAGCGTGCTGACTTGATATTGGTCAGCGACAGACTTGAAGCTTTTCAGAACTTTGATGAGTACGTCGATCCCTGTTTGGGACATTTTTTTCTTCTTGTCCAGATACTGAAACAGGCGTGCGGGGGTTTTGATATTCTGGACTTGAAACATCGTAAAGTGTTCATCGATTTCGAAGATGACCAACCGGATGGTATTGGATCCGATATCGATCAAACCTATTCTCTCTAGTAGCATGAGCGTCTCCTTCTGAATCCCTGGTCTTCCAAGATTCCTCACTTTCCATTTTACTGGAATTAGCCGATTTTGTCATAAAATTATCTTTGTCTGTTGCCGGAATAAGCAAGAAAGCTGGAAAAATGTTACGAGGAGGAATCTTATGTTACAGATAAGTTACAAAAAGATTCCTAAAAAGGCAATGCAACCAGCTGATGAATCATTTGACACAAAACGGTAAAAGGAATGCAACCCTCCGTTAAGGGAACTTCGATATAATGAAGGAGCATTTTTCAACGAGAAAAGAGAGGCGTGAGATTTTGAATCATAAGAAGCGTATGGGGAAACTGATGTTGGCCGGCTTTGCAGCAAGCCTGACCCTTTCCATTATACAAGTTCAAGGTTCCACCTTAGATACTTTAACCCAAGAAGAAAAACAGACGGAAGCTCGAATTGCTTCTGTAGAAGTGACGATCAGCGAAACACTGGCATCGATCAACCTGAAGCAAATGGGAATCGATGACTTGGAGGCACAGATTGTTGCTGCAGAAGAGAGCCAAATCGAAACAAGAGCGGCTATCGAAGCGCAAAAAGAAGTGATCGCTTCACGGAAAGAACAACTGAAAACAAGGTTGGTAGCATTGCAGACTTCTGATGCAACGACGAACCAGATTTTGATGTTGCTGGATTCTGAAAATTTTGCCGATTTCATCAACAGGGCCTATGTAGTCGGCCAATTGCAGGCTGCCGACAATGAACAGATCGAATCAGCCATTTCGGAAGAGCAGAAACTGATGGCATTGGAGGCGCAGTTGGCTGGCGAAATCGAAACAGTCAAGGCTGCCGAAAGCCGTCTGAAATCCGAAACCACTGCGTTGGCCGAAGAATTGAGCTCTTTGAAGGGCATCCTGGCTGAAAATCAAACAGTGCTGTCGCAAGTGCAAAACGAGTACGCAACTGAAGCGGCCCGTCTGGCTGCCGAAGCGGCCCAAGCTGAAGCCGCAGCGAGTGCGGCGGAGGAGCAGCAAGTTACGGTTGCCGAATCTACGGCGCCTTCCGTGCAAGAGGGAGCAACAGCCACGCAAGAACCCGAAAGCCAAATCACCGACAGTTCGGTTGCCGCTGTTGAAACAGCGCCGGTCGAGACCACTCCGACTGTGACAGAACCACCTGCTGTGCAGGAAGGCAAAACATTGGTCGTTTCAGCTACAGCCTATTCGCGCCACGAAGCTGGATTATCCAATCTTACCGCCACAGGCATCGATTTATCGATCAATCCGATGGTCATTGCAGTTGATCCTTCCGTGATTCCGTTGGGAAGTCTGGTCAGCGTGCCGGGCTACGGCATCGCGATTGCCGGAGACACCGGTGGAGCGATCATCGGGAACAAAATCGACTTGCACATGGAAGACCTGAACGCTGCGCTTGCTTTCGGCAGACAGACGTTGACGATCACCATTCTGCAATAAAAACAAAGAATCGGACTTTCTCAATTTTATGAGAGAATCCGATTCTTTTTGATTGTGGTTGGACAACGCATCCCCAGCATGCTAATTTCCCGAACTCCCGAACTCCCGAACTCCGATAAAGCGATGCTTGGCCGAAGGTGAGGGGAGGTTAGCGTTCGTACCTCCAGTAAAACTGTCTTCACCGGAGGTAGCGGCACATTTGTCCCCTCAACTCCGCCCAAGCCAAGTCTCCCCGGAGCTGCGTCCTGTTCAGGCAGACTGCCATAGATGAACAATCCTCTTTTCCTGTATTTCATAAAAAAACAAAGGTTGCCCATTTTTTGGACAACCTTTGTTTTTTTTGAGATTACAAAACTTTGTTCAGGAAATCTTGCGTACGTGGATTTTGAGGGTTGCCGAATACTTCGTCAGGCGTGCCTTCTTCGACGATATATCCGCCATCCATGAAGATGACGCGATGTCCGACTTCTCTTGCAAAGCCCATTTCATGCGTAACGACAACCATGGTCATCCCTTGTTTTGCCAATTTTTTCATGACTTCAAGAACGTCGCCGACCATTTCGGGGTCAAGTGCGGACGTCGGTTCATCGAAAAGCATGATTTCCGGATTCATTGCCAACGCGCGTGCAATCGCGACACGTTGCTTTTGACCGCCGGAAAGGGAGCTAGGGAAAGCGTCGGCTTTTTCGGACAGGCCGACTGTTTCCAACAATTCAAGTGCTTTTGCTTTTGCGGATTCCTTATTTTCACGTTTCAGTTCAACCGGAGCCAATGTGATATTGTCCATGACCGAAAGGTGCGGGAATAGGTTGAAGTGTTGGAAAACCATACCGATTTCTTCGCGGACTTTATTGATGTCCGTGGTTTTTTCGGTGATGTCCTGTCCGTCGATCAGAACGTGTCCGTCAGTGATTTCTTCCAGCTTATTCAGACAGCGCAGAAGCGTACTTTTTCCTGAACCGGAAGGGCCGATGATGCAGACCACTTCACCTTCAGCTACTTCAAGGTCGATGCCTTTCAAAACCTCGTTGTTGCCGAAGCTTTTCTTCAGGTTCGTGACATTTATTTTTGCGTTAGCCATTCTTTAATCTCCCTTCAAGGTTTTTGGAAATCTTCGTAAGGATCGTGATGACGATAATGTACATCAAGCCGATGATCAACCACATGTTACCGGAAGCGTAGGTTCTGGCGATAATGATCTTACCGGTCTGTGTCAACTCGACAAGTCCGATGATGGATAAAATGGAAGTGTCTTTCAAGGTAATGACGAATTGATTGATGAACGAAGGGATCATGATGCGGATTGCTTGCGGCAAAATGATTTTATTCATCGTCGTTTGATAAGTCAAACCTAAGCTGCGTCCTGCTTCCATCTGTCCGACATCAACCGCTTTGATGCCGCCGCGGAAAATTTCGGCCAGATAAGCTGCCGCATTCAAGCTCAAAGTGATGATCCCGGCAAGCGTCGAACTCATCCGGATCCCCATCAATTGCGGAATCGAGAAGTACACGAAGAATGCCAAGACGATCAACGGCACACCGCGCATGATGTCAACGTAGATGGTCGCGATCCAGTTCATTGCCTTGTTAGGGGAAACGCTCAACAAGCCGATGACGATACCCAATGCCAATGCGATCACGATGGATGCAAAAGTGATCAGGATCGTTCGTCCCAAACCTTGCAATAATGTTTTCCAGTTTTCTTGGATCAGTCCGAAGAAGGACGTATTGCTTGCTTCGATGTCGGAACCGAGATATCTGTTGACGATTTTTTCATAAGTACCATTGGATTGCAAGTTAGCCAACCCTGTGTTGATCATGTTCAACAGCTCCGGGTTCGTGTCTTTCGCGACTGCGATGCCGTAAGAGCCGCCTGCTTCTTTTTCGGTAGCCAGTTTCAAGGCGATGCCTTGTCCTTCGATGGCATAAGCCATAACCGGGTAATCTTCGAATGCCGCAACGGAATTGCCGGCGATGACGTCTTGGTACATATTGGCTGAATCATCGAAAGTCGATAAAGTGAAGCCATATTCATCCTTGATTGATTCAGCAAAAGTAGCACCTTCCGTACCGGTCTTCACTGCCACAGTAAGACCTTCCAGGTCTTCATAGCTGTCAATGTCGCTATTGGCAGCAACTGCCATAACCACACCGCTCTCGAAATACGGGTCAGAGAAATCAAAGGTCTGTTTGCGCTCGTCGGTGATGCTCATGCCGGCGATGACGGCATCCACTTGTTTAGCTTCCAATGCTTGTAGGGCCGCATTGAAACCTAACGGGCGAATTTCGATTCCGAAACCTTGGTTTTTGGCGATTTCACGGATCAGATCCATATCGATGCCCACATAGTTGCCGTTGATATCCTGGAACTCGAATGGGGCGAAAGTTGTGTCTGTTGCGATGATGTAGGTTTTTCCGTTCTGTGCCGGAACATCCAGGCTTGTGTCCACGGAAGCACCAAGATACTTCTCTTGGATGGCTTGGTAAGTGCCGTTCGCCTTCAGATTGGCCAAGCCTGCGTTGAACATTGCCAACAATTCAGGGTTTGTATCTTTAGCTACCGCAAAACCGTATGAACTGCCGGCTTCTTTTTCGGTAGCCAATTTAAGCGCCAAACCTTGGTCTTCGATGGCGTAGGCCATTACCGGATAGTCTTCAAATGCCGCTACGGAATTGCCGGCTAGGACATCCTGATACATGTTGGCTGAATCTTCAAAAACGGTGGTAGTGAAGCCATATTCATCTTTGATCGATTCGGCAAACGTTGCGCCTTCCGTACCGGTTTTGACTGCCACGTTCTCGCCTTCCAAATCTTCGTAGCTTGAAATGTCGCTGTCGTCGGCAACTGCCATGACCACGCCACTTTCAAAATACGGCTCCGAAAAGTCGAAGGTTTGTTTGCGTTCGTCGGTGATGCTCATGCCGGCGATGACGCCGTCAACTTGCTTGGTCTCCAAGGCCTGTAGCGCGGCATTGAATCCCAATGGGCGAATCTCCACTTCGAATCCTTGGTCCTCCGCAATTGCTTGGATGAGTTCCATGTCGATGCCGACAAAATCGCCGTTCGCATCCTGGAATTCAAATGGTGCAAATGTTGTGTCTGTCGCGATGACAAACTTATGTGTTTCTGTTGCCTCCACTACTTCGTGTCGGGCTGATCCAAAAATAAAAAAGCCCAAAGCCATGAAGAGCATCGGCAACTTAAGTCGCAGTTTCTTGCTTAACATATTTTTTCCTCCTTATAAATAGCATTCCTTCTGAATAACCATGAGATTACGGTGAAGCCTCTGCTTGAATATTCATATAATACCACATTGGGATTATATTTTAAATTCACAGAAAGCACAATCTTATAGCGACGTGGCCATGTCAGTAAATGTAACATGAAAACCAGATTGGATAAAAACGCTGACATGGCAGTGTCAATCGATCCGGTATATTTGGGAACGTTCGGAAAATTGCAGCAAAAAGCCCTGACAAGGTGGCAGAAAAACTGTCATGTCAGGGCTTTTTCTAGGTTAGGTGAGGCATTGGTGTGATCATTTGAAGGCCCGGCTCAGTTCTTCGATCGCGCCTACCAGTGCATCCAGCTTCTTCTCCATCCGGTGCAGCAGGTACATCGCGATCACGATCGGAAAGCCG harbors:
- a CDS encoding RNA degradosome polyphosphate kinase; this translates as MMESASKPNLAHADYYFNRELSWLDFNKRVIEEAKDPQNPLLEQLNFLSIASSNLDEFYMVRVAGLQDQFKLGYHITDSKTDRTPVEQLSAISEKNNENVALQYKSYYELLNQLAEKNIRIKKVSELSKSEFSFIEETFHEQIFPALTPLGIDAYRPFPNLNNKLIHIFVNLEREDTTRVAIVPIPAPLQRFILLDEDKNDIGIILLEDVVRHFIHTLFKGFTVTNSFSCRITRNADLELHEDGADDLLVVIQDYLKKRKNGMAVRLEIDTRDTIESLHGDVRFLQTELDLEDRDVYMIDGPLDLTFLSKLTRYLAIASPDDVYPGFSPVIPSDLSGKNIFDVVEKQDVFLHHPYDSFDPVVDFIRSAAEDEDTIAIKQTLYRVSKDSPIIEGLKAAAESGKQVTVLVELKARFDEENNVQWAKELEEAGAHVLYGMTHLKTHSKITMVVKKQNNSIVRYVHLATGNYNDKTARLYTDMAIFTANKEIGEDATNFFNYLSGYSDQPEYNHLHVSPFEIRDSFIEYIDDEIASHEQFKNGHIIAKMNSLTDKRVIMKLYEASQAGVRVDLIIRGICCLKPQVPGVSENIHVRSIVGRFLEHSRIYYFHHNGDENLFLSSADMMTRNMIKRIEIEFPILDNAIKKEILSLMDVYLADNTKARELHPDGTYRYVRNDKPTVDAQKYFMDLANKEKEIPILAEKDSWFKKIQRRFKK
- the brnQ gene encoding branched-chain amino acid transport system II carrier protein, whose protein sequence is MDKKLSNKEYIYIGSMLFGLFFGAGNLIFPVHMGQLAGQNLIPAMLGFIVTAVGLPFLGIVAMGLSGKESLLEMASKIHPKYGVFFTAALYLTIGPFFATPRTATVSFEAAFAPYLDPSMTKMALFLFSLLFFAAVLWFSLKPSEILKWVGKVLNPIFLVFLSILILFGFFAPMGAASEMPVDASYQTGAFFKGFLEGYNTMDALASLAFGIIVVTTIQGLGITKTTTIAKDTIKSGAISMLLMAVIYGSLVYLGATSRGVFEISDNGGIALAQISNEYFGIFGAALFAVIITVACLKTAIGLITAISETFVHMFPDSLDYKQYVYLFTAISFGLANLGLNQIIAFSIPVLMFLYPLAITLIFLSITSSLFNDRAIVYQMTTLFTLPFAGVDFLKALPQGIKDAAGMNGVITWTDSAIPLSEIGMGWLIPSLIGFAIGLAISKNNKLA
- a CDS encoding acyl-ACP thioesterase domain-containing protein, which gives rise to MSGLIYRRTHRIKGYECDITGEITLPSLVNLMMDLSGQQSDSLGNTNDQMSERGLSWIIVQYDMQIERMPHRGERIILETEAISYNRFFTYRRFRAYDESEQLCVEVMTNFVMMDIETRKMVQIQKELLTVYQADEIRTMVRMQKPIQLEPENRKEQDFRVRFLDIDYNRHVNNAKYFDWIINTIDPKFIMDHQMAAVTIKYEKEVEYGNSITSVMTTKEAENGEIITAHRIMNGEDLACEAHMIWKKV
- a CDS encoding ATP-binding cassette domain-containing protein; this translates as MITVSNVSLQFSDRKLFDNVNLKFTPGNCYGVIGANGAGKSTFLKILSGVIQPTTGDIILDPNERLAVLNQNHYGFEEHQVLDTVIMGHKRLYEIMAEKNAIYAKTDFTEEDGIRAGELEGEFAELDGWEAESDAASLLQGLGIGEDLHYKQMSDLLEPQKVKVLLAQALFGKPDVLLLDEPTNGLDKESIEWLSEFLINFPNTVIVVSHDRHFLNTVCTHMCDVDFGKIKLYVGNYDFWMQSSQLAAKLAADSNAKKEEQIKELQDFIARFSANASKSKQATSRKKTLDKITLDDIQPSSRKYPFVGFTPEREIGNDLLMVSNISKTIDGVKILDNISFALNKNDKVAFTSRKDIATSTLFKILMGEMEADGGTFKWGVTTSRSYLPKDHTNEFPVADITILEWLRQFAGKEEDDNTFLRSFLGRMLFSGEDVMKKVSVLSGGEKVRIILSKMMLSKANVLVLDDPTNHLDLESITALNDGMIAFKGALLFTSHDYEFINTTANRIIEVTPNGVVDRMETTYEDFLADKDVQARINALYKEQA
- a CDS encoding Ppx/GppA family phosphatase, whose amino-acid sequence is MLLERIGLIDIGSNTIRLVIFEIDEHFTMFQVQNIKTPARLFQYLDKKKKMSQTGIDVLIKVLKSFKSVADQYQVSTLMPVATAAIRQSTNRDDIIKQVRKATKIEMMLLPEEKEAFYGNYAVLHTTQFLNGVTIDIGGGSTEVTYYENKELQQYHSFPFGVVTLKQMFFDGKEHNDPKAIKKMQEFVKEQFKSIKWLSKKQVPIVAMGGSARSIANVHQRKIDYRLAGVHGYRMYKNDLQMTLDLFQSLSIPQLQNLDGLSRDRTDLIIPANVVFNTLFDEVKAPVFLFSNKGLREGIVMEFLNDKYENKAFSVYNIAAQSVSRLAASYHTLTHVAQQRVKLVDMLYDELCRLGIFDKNPEMEKLLHFGSYLYYLGQFVETGASSQHTFYIISNSDLDGISHKERVSIALLASFKNRSLFNQYLTGFTEWYTVTQIDHLQSFGGIIKFADAINDSHMEVIRDIKIKKTKNGHDLVLYYKGDILAEEYRAERQRKHIERLLSGKLNIIFTEF